A portion of the Tindallia magadiensis genome contains these proteins:
- a CDS encoding FAD:protein FMN transferase, which produces MKSNRKMISALFMIGLTLFIISNFIDQSEGEWVEKNEFVLGTFSQIRVYAPTEADGEAIIRKAFDRVHEIEKRMSPNIENSQVHQINHLANEAFTEVTEDTLEVIQTGIDYYELTDGLFHIGLGSLINIWGIGTEEPYVPKQSEIDKLLEALDINAILIENSSVMIQNKDMALDLGGIAKGYAVDESVRILKEEGIQSGFINFGGDVYALGKKPDKTPWNVGIREPIIESGGLLGRVPADNLSVVTSGDYERYFIEDDTIFHHIIDPRTGFPSESDLKSVTVISETSMDGDVYSTALFIMELSQGLSFVESVPGVEAVFVNHKKEIYLSSGLKNGGFELMNEDYTLID; this is translated from the coding sequence ATGAAATCTAATCGCAAAATGATATCAGCTTTGTTCATGATTGGCTTAACGCTTTTTATTATAAGCAATTTTATTGATCAGTCAGAAGGAGAATGGGTAGAAAAAAACGAATTTGTCCTTGGTACTTTTAGTCAAATAAGAGTTTATGCACCCACCGAAGCTGATGGAGAAGCAATTATTAGAAAAGCTTTTGATAGGGTACATGAAATTGAAAAAAGAATGAGCCCAAACATCGAAAACAGCCAAGTCCATCAAATCAATCATCTGGCAAATGAAGCTTTCACAGAAGTAACAGAAGATACCTTAGAGGTTATTCAAACAGGAATTGATTATTACGAACTTACGGATGGATTGTTTCATATCGGCTTAGGATCACTTATAAATATATGGGGGATTGGTACGGAGGAGCCTTACGTACCAAAACAAAGTGAAATCGATAAATTGTTGGAAGCCCTTGATATCAATGCCATCCTCATCGAAAATTCCAGTGTAATGATACAGAACAAAGACATGGCACTGGACCTTGGCGGTATTGCTAAAGGATATGCTGTAGATGAAAGCGTTCGTATTTTAAAAGAAGAAGGTATTCAGAGTGGCTTTATCAATTTCGGAGGCGATGTGTACGCTTTAGGCAAAAAGCCAGACAAAACACCTTGGAACGTAGGTATTCGAGAACCTATTATAGAATCAGGTGGTCTTTTAGGTAGAGTTCCTGCGGACAATTTGTCTGTTGTAACTTCCGGTGACTATGAGCGTTACTTTATTGAAGATGACACAATCTTTCATCATATTATTGATCCTAGAACCGGTTTCCCATCAGAATCCGACCTAAAAAGCGTCACTGTTATCTCTGAAACTTCTATGGATGGTGACGTATATTCTACAGCTCTATTTATCATGGAGCTAAGCCAGGGATTATCCTTCGTTGAATCTGTCCCAGGAGTTGAGGCCGTTTTCGTTAATCATAAAAAAGAAATTTATCTAAGTTCAGGATTAAAAAATGGCGGTTTCGAGCTAATGAATGAGGATTATACACTTATTGACTAA
- a CDS encoding HAD family hydrolase: MKKNIAAFFDIDGTLHRDSLMMEHFKRLIRYEIIDPHYWYSHAQKAFRNWDKRMGNYEDYLLEVAEIYLKSMKGQNKHYIDFIVEQVIDTKGDRVYRFTRDRIYWHKQQGHHVFFISGSPDYLVEKMAEKYRVEAYRATQYLVDDENNFTGEIVQMWDSESKKKAMADIIQKYQIDLAESYAYGDTKGDLSMLQAVGNPVAINPAKELLTEIKRNDLLRSKTMIIVERKDVIYKLDPCVEML, encoded by the coding sequence ATGAAAAAAAATATTGCTGCTTTTTTTGATATTGATGGAACGCTTCATCGAGACTCTTTGATGATGGAGCATTTTAAAAGATTGATTCGTTATGAAATTATAGACCCTCATTATTGGTATAGCCATGCCCAAAAGGCTTTCCGTAATTGGGATAAGCGTATGGGAAATTACGAAGATTACTTGCTTGAGGTAGCGGAGATATATCTAAAATCGATGAAGGGTCAAAATAAGCACTATATTGATTTTATTGTAGAGCAGGTTATTGATACCAAAGGTGATCGTGTATATCGCTTTACAAGAGATCGAATCTACTGGCATAAGCAACAAGGGCACCATGTGTTTTTTATATCTGGCAGTCCGGACTACTTGGTAGAAAAAATGGCTGAAAAATATAGAGTAGAAGCTTACCGTGCAACACAGTATCTGGTAGATGATGAAAATAATTTCACAGGAGAAATTGTTCAAATGTGGGATTCGGAAAGCAAGAAGAAAGCAATGGCTGATATTATCCAGAAGTATCAGATAGATTTAGCTGAAAGTTATGCTTATGGAGATACGAAAGGTGATTTATCCATGCTACAAGCGGTGGGGAATCCAGTGGCCATTAATCCAGCTAAGGAGCTTCTGACAGAAATCAAAAGAAATGATCTATTAAGGTCAAAGACGATGATTATCGTGGAGCGTAAAGACGTAATCTATAAACTTGATCCTTGTGTAGAAATGCTATAA
- a CDS encoding Na/Pi cotransporter family protein, producing MEIAFGVLGGLGLFLYGMHIMSTSLQKVAGQKLKSIISALTSNRFTGVMVGALVTAIVQSSSATTVMVVGFVNAGMMQLAQAASVIMGANVGTTITAQIITFKIDRFAPLIIGIAVGVWLFSKNRKTKQLAEAFIGFGMLFIGMKFMSDALGPLREFEGFRTLLLSFGENPVLGILAGFAITIMVQSSTASTGILLALSMEGLIPIESGLPILFGINLGTTVTAIISSIGANKTAKRAASFHLLFNLIGTIIFIFLLQGPTYHLIKHLSPDNIPRQIANAHTIFNITTTLLMLPFTGILIKLAYRMVPGETDAVVGVKYIDERILNTPSIALATAIKETLHMGNTAKKSLEEAMGSIIDGSEKKINESLATEKVTNELEREIASYLVKLSNRELSPDQRETVDGLFHTINDIERVGDHAENIAELSQFKIDNKLTFSEIAIKEIKEISDLTIEAYEKALTAMKTLDINMIEEVLALEKKVDKLEKKLRVNHIARLNSHQCVPSAGVIFLDMINNLERISDHAANIALATRDEIVARRL from the coding sequence ATGGAAATAGCTTTTGGTGTGCTTGGGGGATTAGGTTTATTTCTGTATGGAATGCATATAATGAGTACTAGTCTTCAAAAGGTAGCCGGTCAGAAATTGAAGAGCATTATTAGTGCATTAACATCAAATCGTTTTACGGGTGTTATGGTTGGGGCGTTGGTTACAGCTATTGTTCAAAGTAGTAGTGCTACGACTGTTATGGTGGTAGGTTTTGTAAATGCAGGCATGATGCAGTTAGCTCAAGCGGCTAGTGTAATAATGGGTGCTAATGTTGGGACAACCATAACAGCACAAATCATTACGTTTAAGATTGATCGCTTTGCACCACTTATTATCGGAATTGCAGTAGGGGTATGGTTGTTTTCTAAAAATCGCAAAACGAAGCAGTTAGCAGAAGCTTTTATAGGATTTGGGATGCTGTTTATAGGAATGAAGTTTATGAGTGATGCTTTAGGACCGCTTAGGGAGTTTGAGGGATTCCGGACTCTCTTACTTAGTTTTGGAGAGAATCCGGTACTCGGTATTTTAGCAGGCTTTGCCATTACCATTATGGTTCAAAGCAGTACGGCTTCAACGGGTATTCTCCTTGCACTTTCCATGGAAGGTTTAATACCTATAGAATCAGGATTGCCGATTTTATTTGGTATCAATTTAGGTACTACGGTAACGGCAATTATATCTAGTATTGGTGCGAATAAAACAGCTAAAAGGGCAGCTTCTTTTCACTTACTATTTAATTTAATAGGAACAATAATATTCATTTTTTTACTTCAAGGACCTACATACCACTTAATTAAACATTTAAGCCCGGATAATATACCAAGGCAAATTGCAAACGCACATACTATTTTTAATATTACAACAACCTTGTTAATGTTACCATTTACGGGGATTCTAATAAAATTGGCGTACCGTATGGTTCCGGGAGAAACCGATGCGGTTGTTGGTGTTAAATATATTGATGAGCGAATCTTAAACACTCCATCTATTGCATTGGCTACAGCTATAAAAGAAACGCTTCATATGGGGAATACAGCTAAAAAATCGCTAGAGGAAGCAATGGGTAGTATTATTGACGGTAGTGAGAAAAAAATTAATGAATCCTTGGCAACAGAAAAAGTTACCAATGAATTGGAAAGAGAAATAGCATCGTACTTAGTTAAACTATCCAATAGAGAATTATCACCAGATCAACGTGAAACGGTAGATGGTTTGTTTCACACCATCAATGATATTGAAAGGGTTGGTGATCATGCTGAAAATATAGCGGAACTGTCTCAATTCAAAATAGACAATAAGCTTACTTTTTCAGAGATAGCGATTAAAGAAATTAAAGAAATATCTGATCTTACGATAGAGGCTTATGAAAAAGCATTAACAGCAATGAAAACCTTAGATATAAATATGATCGAGGAAGTGTTGGCTTTGGAAAAAAAAGTGGATAAGCTTGAAAAAAAGCTTCGAGTAAATCATATTGCAAGGCTTAATTCACATCAATGTGTTCCGAGTGCGGGGGTTATTTTTTTAGATATGATTAACAATTTAGAGCGTATTTCAGATCATGCTGCTAATATAGCCTTAGCAACAAGAGATGAAATAGTTGCTAGAAGGCTTTAG
- the acpP gene encoding acyl carrier protein, translated as MIDQKIKKIIASHLGIENTETLSRETMLMDDLDADSLDAVEIIMAIEDEFEIDIPDEMAESIKTIGEIVDYVEEQHQ; from the coding sequence ATGATTGATCAGAAGATAAAAAAAATAATTGCATCACATCTTGGTATCGAAAACACCGAAACACTGTCGCGTGAGACTATGTTAATGGATGACCTAGACGCCGACTCACTGGATGCTGTAGAAATAATAATGGCTATTGAAGATGAATTTGAAATCGACATTCCAGATGAAATGGCTGAGTCAATCAAAACCATCGGAGAAATTGTTGATTATGTAGAAGAGCAACATCAGTAA
- a CDS encoding Asp23/Gls24 family envelope stress response protein — translation MKKEDPMIFCSEQGKVKISDEIIMTIARKSVNDIEGILSISGGFPGGVQAMFSKNTATKDGVRIEKADGSIHLNLSLEVAYGTPIPKLVEEAQKKVKEAIESMTEIPVENVNIFVHDIKVIEE, via the coding sequence ATGAAAAAGGAAGACCCGATGATATTTTGCAGTGAGCAAGGAAAGGTTAAAATATCAGATGAGATTATTATGACAATAGCTAGAAAATCGGTTAATGATATTGAAGGGATCCTTTCTATTTCTGGCGGATTTCCAGGTGGTGTGCAAGCTATGTTTAGCAAAAATACAGCCACGAAGGATGGTGTTAGGATAGAAAAAGCAGATGGGAGTATCCATTTAAATCTTTCGCTGGAAGTAGCTTATGGAACTCCGATTCCCAAGCTGGTGGAAGAAGCGCAGAAGAAAGTGAAAGAAGCGATCGAATCAATGACAGAGATACCGGTAGAAAATGTTAATATATTCGTCCACGATATCAAAGTAATAGAAGAATAG
- a CDS encoding molybdenum cofactor guanylyltransferase, with product MLRHKVSAVVLAGGNSKRMGRNKALLRIGEKKMIQIVVETLEPLFDEVLLVTRNPSSFYMLDNVKFVTDVLDTEKKNSLVGLYSGLLKANNEYAFIVPCDMPFLSNALIAHMIESLDGEDVRIPMIGSYFEPLHAIYRKTCLPYISDQLRDENYKITAFYDHVLVRPVSETHIRKIDPHLSSFTNVNTEAEYLNAKARWALEKDITVKQQKHVKRSEKKNEKGRPDDILQ from the coding sequence ATGCTTAGACATAAGGTGTCGGCGGTTGTTTTAGCTGGAGGAAACAGCAAAAGAATGGGCCGTAATAAAGCGTTGCTTAGGATAGGCGAGAAAAAGATGATTCAAATAGTAGTTGAAACCCTAGAACCTTTATTTGATGAAGTTCTATTGGTTACTCGTAATCCATCGTCGTTTTATATGCTTGATAATGTCAAGTTTGTAACGGATGTTTTGGATACAGAAAAGAAGAATTCTCTTGTAGGTCTATACTCTGGTCTTTTGAAAGCAAATAATGAGTATGCCTTTATTGTTCCTTGCGACATGCCCTTTTTGAGCAATGCCTTAATAGCTCATATGATAGAAAGCCTCGATGGGGAAGATGTGCGAATACCGATGATAGGCTCCTATTTTGAACCATTACACGCGATCTACCGCAAAACATGCTTGCCATATATTTCAGATCAACTTCGTGATGAAAACTATAAAATTACTGCGTTTTATGATCATGTGTTGGTAAGACCTGTGAGCGAAACGCATATCAGAAAAATAGATCCTCACTTAAGTAGCTTCACCAATGTCAATACAGAAGCGGAATACTTAAATGCAAAAGCTAGATGGGCTCTGGAAAAAGATATAACAGTCAAACAGCAAAAACATGTAAAAAGGAGTGAAAAAAAGAATGAAAAAGGAAGACCCGATGATATTTTGCAGTGA
- a CDS encoding HAD family hydrolase gives MKTILFDLDGTLLPMNLEKFMKLYLDALTEKFKPYLEPGLFKEKLWIATKAMISNSGKTKSNEEVFMETFAKDLPIKKEKAWFLFDHFYSNEFSLVKKSTWQDPNMIESVKVLKEKQYSLVVATNPLFPQNAVYERIRWAGLNPDDFLYITTFEIMHAAKPNTEYYEEILDRLKLSSEEVLMVGNDALEDLAAAEIGISTYLLTDHLLNKDKQKNTPDLESNSDEFLKFVKAL, from the coding sequence TTGAAAACGATCCTTTTTGATCTGGATGGTACCCTATTACCAATGAATTTAGAAAAATTCATGAAGTTGTATCTTGATGCACTAACGGAAAAATTTAAGCCTTATCTGGAACCTGGATTGTTCAAAGAAAAATTATGGATCGCTACAAAAGCAATGATATCGAATAGCGGGAAAACAAAATCAAATGAAGAAGTCTTCATGGAAACATTTGCAAAAGATCTTCCGATAAAAAAGGAAAAGGCTTGGTTTCTTTTTGATCATTTTTACTCAAATGAGTTTTCTTTGGTCAAAAAATCGACGTGGCAAGATCCTAATATGATTGAGTCTGTAAAGGTATTAAAAGAAAAACAATATTCGTTGGTAGTTGCAACAAATCCTCTTTTTCCTCAAAATGCTGTTTATGAAAGAATTCGATGGGCAGGATTGAATCCGGACGATTTTTTGTATATTACAACTTTTGAGATAATGCATGCAGCAAAACCAAATACCGAATATTATGAAGAAATTCTAGACCGCTTAAAACTATCGTCAGAAGAAGTTCTTATGGTAGGTAATGATGCTTTAGAAGATTTGGCAGCTGCCGAGATTGGCATTAGCACCTATCTTCTAACAGATCACTTACTAAACAAGGATAAACAAAAGAACACTCCTGACTTGGAGAGCAATAGCGATGAATTTTTGAAATTTGTTAAAGCGCTCTAA
- a CDS encoding CoA transferase subunit B, with translation MDIRERIAKRVAKDFEDGDIVNLGIGMPTLVANYIPEGIEVILQSENGFVGMGPVPEEGSEDPDVVNAGGLPVTVLEGAAYFDSATSFGIIRGGHVDATVLGALQVDQEGNLANWMIPGKLVPGMGGAMDLVVGAKKVILAMEHTAKGKPKILKSCSLPLTAKKEVDMIVTEMGVFEITPGGMYLREIAPDTTVEKIREVTEAEFIVDENLKVMEE, from the coding sequence ATGGATATTCGAGAAAGAATTGCTAAAAGGGTAGCTAAAGATTTTGAAGATGGAGATATTGTAAATTTAGGGATTGGAATGCCAACCCTTGTAGCTAATTATATACCGGAAGGAATTGAAGTGATTCTTCAATCTGAAAACGGATTTGTCGGAATGGGTCCAGTTCCAGAAGAAGGAAGTGAAGATCCGGATGTAGTGAACGCTGGTGGATTACCTGTAACTGTTTTAGAAGGTGCGGCTTACTTTGACAGCGCCACCTCTTTTGGGATTATACGTGGAGGACATGTAGATGCTACTGTTTTAGGCGCTTTGCAGGTAGATCAGGAAGGAAATCTTGCTAACTGGATGATTCCGGGAAAATTAGTTCCAGGAATGGGTGGAGCAATGGATTTAGTAGTAGGTGCGAAAAAAGTAATATTGGCAATGGAACATACAGCTAAAGGAAAACCCAAAATATTAAAATCTTGTTCTTTACCATTAACAGCTAAAAAAGAAGTTGATATGATTGTGACAGAAATGGGCGTGTTTGAAATTACGCCAGGAGGAATGTATTTGCGGGAAATTGCTCCTGATACTACTGTAGAAAAGATAAGAGAAGTTACAGAAGCTGAGTTTATAGTAGATGAAAACCTAAAAGTAATGGAAGAGTAA
- a CDS encoding CoA transferase subunit A, with the protein MSKVVSMDEALNFVKDGSTVMIPGFMGAGTPENLVDGLVKKNVKDLFLICTDTARPDVGIGKLIVNGQIKKLYASHIGTNPETGRMMNEGLIDVTLIPQGTLAERIRAGGAGLGGFLTPTGVGTVVEEGKQKMALDGKEYLLELPLRADVALIRGSKVDKKGNVWYNAATRNFNTHMATAADVVIVEACELVEVGEIDPNNVMTPGIFVDYIVKGE; encoded by the coding sequence ATGAGTAAAGTTGTTTCGATGGATGAAGCGCTCAATTTTGTGAAAGACGGTTCAACGGTTATGATTCCTGGTTTTATGGGAGCTGGCACACCTGAAAATCTGGTGGATGGATTGGTTAAAAAAAATGTTAAAGATTTATTTCTGATCTGTACAGATACAGCGAGGCCTGATGTTGGGATAGGCAAGCTGATTGTTAATGGTCAGATTAAGAAGCTTTATGCTTCTCATATTGGAACGAACCCTGAAACTGGACGTATGATGAACGAAGGGCTAATAGATGTTACTTTGATTCCTCAGGGAACACTGGCTGAAAGAATAAGAGCCGGCGGCGCTGGTTTAGGTGGATTTTTAACTCCGACAGGAGTAGGGACGGTAGTTGAAGAAGGGAAGCAAAAAATGGCCCTTGACGGAAAAGAATATTTACTAGAGCTTCCTCTCAGAGCAGATGTAGCTTTAATAAGAGGTTCAAAAGTTGATAAAAAAGGTAATGTGTGGTATAACGCAGCGACACGAAATTTTAACACACATATGGCAACGGCGGCTGATGTAGTTATTGTTGAAGCGTGCGAACTTGTTGAAGTCGGAGAGATAGATCCCAATAATGTGATGACTCCGGGGATCTTCGTTGATTATATTGTAAAGGGGGAATAA
- a CDS encoding inorganic phosphate transporter, translated as MEGNPAALFFLSAGLFMGWSLGANDAANIMGTAVSTKMIKFRSAALIISVFVALGALISGAGTTKTLGELGDIVRLEEAFMASLAAALVVMVMTKNGLPVSTSQSIIGSIIGWNLYHGHTIDWSLLIRIAGTWVFAPVLGAVMAMVLFVIFAYIWKVLPVHIVRRDQWLRIALVIAGAFGAYSLGANNMANVMGVFVNSLNLPPLTLNTITVLNGQQMLFLLGAISVSVGVYTYSMKVMSTIGTGIMRLAPAHALIIVLSSALVLFLFASQNLQAWLISHNLPSFPLVPVSQSQAVVGSVVGIGIAKGGRNIKLALLGKIFLGWVITPVASIIVVFFLLTFS; from the coding sequence ATGGAGGGGAATCCAGCAGCTCTTTTTTTCTTATCCGCAGGACTTTTTATGGGCTGGTCGTTAGGTGCGAATGACGCTGCAAATATAATGGGGACAGCCGTTAGTACTAAAATGATTAAATTTCGATCAGCGGCACTGATTATCTCTGTTTTTGTTGCTCTTGGTGCGTTGATCAGCGGTGCTGGAACTACTAAAACATTAGGAGAGTTAGGCGATATAGTCCGATTAGAAGAGGCGTTTATGGCATCCTTGGCAGCTGCACTTGTAGTAATGGTGATGACAAAGAATGGACTTCCTGTGTCGACATCACAATCGATTATTGGTTCTATTATCGGTTGGAATTTGTATCATGGACATACCATCGACTGGTCATTGCTAATCCGAATTGCAGGAACATGGGTATTTGCTCCTGTTTTGGGAGCGGTGATGGCGATGGTGTTGTTTGTTATTTTTGCGTATATTTGGAAAGTACTTCCTGTACATATTGTGCGCAGAGATCAATGGCTGAGAATTGCTTTAGTGATAGCTGGTGCTTTTGGAGCTTATAGTCTTGGAGCGAACAATATGGCGAATGTGATGGGAGTTTTTGTAAACAGCTTAAATCTACCACCATTAACGCTGAACACAATAACTGTCTTAAATGGTCAGCAAATGTTATTTTTATTAGGGGCTATTTCAGTTTCAGTAGGAGTATATACGTATTCGATGAAAGTAATGTCGACGATTGGAACTGGTATTATGAGACTTGCTCCTGCACATGCATTAATTATTGTATTATCAAGCGCACTTGTTTTATTCTTGTTTGCTTCTCAAAATTTGCAAGCATGGTTAATATCACATAACCTACCTTCTTTTCCATTGGTGCCAGTATCGCAATCTCAAGCAGTGGTTGGATCAGTTGTGGGAATAGGTATTGCGAAAGGTGGTAGAAATATAAAACTTGCATTGCTGGGCAAGATATTTCTTGGATGGGTGATCACTCCGGTAGCTTCTATCATAGTTGTGTTTTTTTTACTAACATTCTCCTAG
- a CDS encoding competence/damage-inducible protein A, protein MKAEIMSVGTEILLGEILNTNAKYLSQGLAELGINVYYQTVVGDNASRLLEAYEIAFSRADLLIVTGGLGPTEDDITKEVAATYFGKRMIFNENIWSDIQSRFVRREVGYSQNNKKQAVFPEGSHIINNNVGTAPGCWIELNGKIMIMMPGPPKEMEEMFENEVMKKLEPHLRQTIRSKTIRLCGIGESQVEEKLKNLMRDQQNPTIALYAKEGEVHIRITARADTEMDTEKMLAPVYEKILPVLDEYIYGTGTMSLEEKIFTLMRRYELTISIAESLTGGLICAKLVNVSGMSKCLKEGVVAYSEESKIDELGVLPEIIYTRGVVSKETVISMAKGISDKTRTSIGLAITGWADGYKTGSTGGEVWIGIFINGDVDAKKINFNGDRNRIRYFAANAALAWLHQKLKAYTDENVQEQ, encoded by the coding sequence ATGAAAGCTGAAATAATGAGTGTTGGAACAGAAATACTATTAGGAGAAATTCTTAACACAAATGCAAAATATTTGTCACAAGGATTAGCTGAGCTGGGGATTAATGTTTATTACCAAACGGTTGTTGGTGATAATGCATCGAGGCTTTTAGAGGCTTATGAAATTGCTTTTTCAAGAGCTGATTTATTGATTGTTACAGGTGGTTTAGGTCCAACAGAAGATGATATAACAAAAGAAGTAGCGGCAACATATTTTGGGAAAAGAATGATATTTAACGAAAATATATGGAGTGATATTCAATCACGATTTGTTCGTAGAGAAGTTGGTTATTCTCAAAATAATAAAAAGCAAGCGGTATTCCCTGAAGGTTCACACATTATAAATAATAATGTTGGAACAGCTCCAGGTTGTTGGATAGAGTTAAATGGTAAGATTATGATTATGATGCCGGGACCTCCGAAGGAAATGGAGGAAATGTTTGAAAATGAAGTTATGAAAAAGCTAGAGCCTCATTTACGACAAACGATTCGTTCAAAAACCATCAGACTTTGTGGAATAGGCGAGAGTCAAGTAGAAGAAAAACTTAAAAATTTAATGCGTGATCAACAAAACCCTACCATTGCATTATATGCTAAAGAAGGCGAAGTTCATATTCGTATAACAGCGCGAGCAGATACTGAAATGGATACAGAGAAAATGTTAGCGCCTGTTTATGAAAAAATATTACCCGTTTTAGATGAGTACATATATGGAACCGGTACGATGAGTTTGGAAGAAAAGATATTTACCTTAATGCGTCGATATGAACTAACCATTTCGATTGCAGAATCACTTACTGGGGGATTAATATGTGCGAAGCTTGTTAATGTATCTGGAATGTCAAAATGCCTGAAAGAAGGCGTAGTAGCCTATAGTGAAGAATCGAAAATTGATGAACTGGGCGTTTTGCCGGAAATCATCTATACGAGAGGTGTCGTGAGTAAAGAAACGGTTATTTCTATGGCGAAAGGCATTTCAGATAAAACGAGGACAAGTATAGGACTTGCAATTACTGGTTGGGCAGATGGTTATAAAACAGGTTCGACAGGTGGGGAAGTATGGATTGGTATTTTTATCAATGGTGACGTAGATGCAAAAAAAATCAATTTTAACGGTGATAGAAACCGTATCCGTTACTTTGCTGCAAACGCAGCTTTAGCGTGGTTACATCAAAAACTAAAAGCCTACACAGATGAAAACGTTCAAGAGCAATAA
- a CDS encoding diacylglycerol/lipid kinase family protein codes for MKKYAAIVNPNAGRKMGKERFEALKAIISEKETCQFDLYETKGENDTVEAVKNFGASYYDQMIVFGGDGTTNEVVNGLMQVPSPPPLALFPMGTANDVATYLEIPKNVEVYAEMILNPRKIFVDVGKAGDRFFLNVAAGGLLPELAHKVSSEKKSILGKFAYYFEGFLEFPKQFFQTIEIELDCGEKRETIDTLFFLLANGPIIGGFKNLVPEASLNDGKLDLLIVKNTEFPDMANVFLSFLRKRVKPQKGIIYYQVDSFRLNSKQDIEVDVDGELCGKLPMDFKVIPNALQLITPLKKD; via the coding sequence ATGAAAAAATATGCAGCTATTGTTAATCCGAACGCTGGAAGGAAAATGGGAAAAGAGCGCTTTGAAGCACTTAAAGCAATTATTAGCGAAAAAGAAACCTGTCAATTTGATCTATATGAAACCAAAGGGGAGAATGATACGGTGGAAGCTGTGAAAAACTTTGGGGCATCATACTATGATCAAATGATTGTTTTTGGTGGTGATGGAACAACGAACGAGGTAGTAAATGGATTGATGCAGGTGCCGTCCCCGCCTCCACTGGCTTTATTTCCGATGGGTACCGCTAATGATGTGGCCACTTATTTAGAGATTCCTAAAAACGTGGAAGTATACGCAGAGATGATTTTAAATCCGCGGAAAATTTTTGTAGATGTAGGGAAAGCAGGAGATCGATTTTTTCTTAATGTTGCAGCAGGTGGATTGCTTCCGGAACTAGCTCACAAAGTATCTTCGGAAAAAAAGTCAATTCTTGGCAAATTTGCATATTATTTTGAAGGGTTTTTAGAGTTTCCTAAACAATTTTTTCAAACCATCGAAATTGAGCTAGATTGTGGAGAAAAAAGAGAAACGATAGACACACTTTTTTTTCTTTTAGCTAATGGACCGATTATTGGAGGGTTTAAAAATTTAGTGCCGGAAGCTTCGTTGAATGATGGGAAGCTAGATTTACTCATTGTTAAAAACACAGAATTTCCTGACATGGCTAATGTTTTTCTTAGCTTTTTAAGGAAAAGAGTTAAGCCACAAAAGGGCATTATTTATTATCAGGTAGATTCTTTTCGATTGAATAGCAAACAAGATATTGAAGTAGATGTAGATGGTGAACTTTGTGGAAAGCTGCCGATGGATTTCAAGGTAATTCCTAATGCGTTACAATTAATTACGCCTTTGAAGAAGGATTGA